The following coding sequences lie in one Silvibacterium dinghuense genomic window:
- a CDS encoding HAD family hydrolase, translating into MTPPVRLVAIDIDGTLLPSSGTISDRTHRALREAQAAGIEVVIATGRRQAYAAPLLVSSGLSPETVFITSNGAVTRTMAGERIDRFTLPVETARALCPILRRFGGTTVFTFDREGPGELVIESFEQLHARIALWVEANRPWIEEVHPLERAFDAGKAPVQGMVCGTPTEMMQAELWLSASELSAKIETHRTEYIHRDLSILDILPPGCSKGVALDRLARRLGIEPASVMAIGDNLNDFEMLRYAGQPVVMTNAAPELLEAARQHGWRIAPTNDEDGVAQTLESVLTSANVPSGRGI; encoded by the coding sequence ATGACCCCGCCCGTACGCCTGGTCGCCATCGACATCGACGGCACCCTGCTTCCCTCCTCCGGCACCATCAGCGATCGTACCCACCGTGCCCTGCGCGAGGCACAGGCAGCCGGCATAGAAGTAGTGATTGCCACGGGCCGCCGCCAGGCCTACGCCGCGCCGCTGCTGGTCTCCTCCGGGCTGAGTCCGGAGACGGTCTTCATCACCTCGAACGGCGCGGTAACCCGGACCATGGCCGGCGAACGCATCGACCGCTTCACGCTGCCTGTCGAGACCGCCCGTGCGCTTTGCCCTATCCTGCGCCGCTTCGGCGGCACCACTGTCTTTACCTTCGACCGCGAAGGTCCGGGCGAGCTGGTGATCGAATCGTTCGAACAGCTCCACGCCCGCATCGCTCTCTGGGTTGAGGCCAACCGCCCCTGGATCGAAGAAGTACACCCCCTGGAACGCGCCTTCGACGCCGGCAAAGCGCCCGTGCAGGGCATGGTCTGCGGCACCCCGACGGAGATGATGCAGGCGGAACTCTGGCTTTCGGCCAGCGAACTCTCTGCAAAGATCGAGACGCACCGCACCGAATACATCCACCGCGACCTCAGCATTCTCGACATTCTGCCTCCCGGCTGCTCGAAGGGCGTAGCCCTCGACCGGCTGGCCCGGCGGCTGGGAATCGAACCCGCCAGCGTCATGGCCATCGGCGATAACCTCAATGATTTCGAGATGTTACGTTATGCCGGCCAACCTGTCGTGATGACCAATGCCGCCCCCGAGCTGCTCGAAGCGGCACGACAGCATGGCTGGCGCATCGCCCCGACGAACGACGAGGACGGTGTAGCGCAGACGCTTGAGAGCGTCCTCACTTCGGCCAACGTCCCGTCTGGCAGAGGAATTTAA
- a CDS encoding lytic transglycosylase domain-containing protein produces MTCSRSLSVFQTAFRSCFRTTFTSLLLATAALPAAHAAERITLTNGFDLVCDHRVADGSRVRLYTDASSYVEVNATEIASAVPVELPPAAPSAPATASAHAVTATPAPAAPASARLSDAEIHQLLAAPGQVHDLDVDLLAAVIKQESGGQTHAVSRTGARGLMQLMPGTASQLGVSDAFVPEQNVGGGTAYLDSLLHRYHDNLPLALAAYNAGPGAVDRWHGIPPYPETRAYVARVIHEFNRRVAQRHSMAAHSVTQVASAAIK; encoded by the coding sequence ATGACGTGCTCCCGCTCCCTGTCCGTTTTCCAGACCGCTTTCCGGTCTTGTTTCCGGACCACCTTCACCAGCCTGCTGCTCGCCACCGCGGCTCTTCCCGCCGCGCATGCCGCCGAGCGCATCACGCTGACCAACGGCTTCGACCTGGTCTGCGACCACCGCGTCGCCGACGGGAGCCGCGTGCGGCTGTATACCGACGCCTCCAGCTATGTCGAGGTGAACGCCACGGAGATTGCCTCGGCTGTTCCCGTAGAACTGCCCCCCGCAGCGCCATCTGCACCGGCGACAGCTTCCGCACATGCAGTCACTGCAACCCCGGCTCCGGCCGCCCCGGCATCGGCAAGGCTTTCCGACGCCGAAATTCACCAGCTTCTGGCCGCACCCGGCCAGGTCCACGATCTCGATGTCGATCTGCTGGCGGCAGTGATCAAGCAGGAGAGCGGCGGCCAGACCCACGCCGTGAGCCGTACCGGCGCGCGCGGCCTCATGCAGCTGATGCCCGGCACGGCCAGCCAGCTCGGAGTTTCAGACGCCTTTGTTCCGGAGCAGAATGTGGGCGGCGGCACGGCCTACCTCGATAGCCTGCTGCACCGCTACCACGACAACCTGCCGCTGGCTCTCGCCGCATACAACGCCGGTCCCGGTGCGGTGGACCGCTGGCATGGCATCCCGCCTTATCCCGAGACCCGCGCCTATGTCGCCCGCGTGATCCATGAATTCAACCGGCGCGTCGCCCAGCGCCACAGCATGGCCGCTCATTCCGTGACCCAGGTGGCCAGCGCCGCCATAAAATAA
- a CDS encoding lysylphosphatidylglycerol synthase transmembrane domain-containing protein yields the protein MKNKRWLLYLVVAIVLVVAFFLVRDRIHFDWHVFGEQLKLADWRRIGIGIALIWMAYGVRAVRWSVLLKPTKKVSPFKLVGSQVIGFTAVALFGRLADLVRPYLVAKRTKLPLSTQVGVYTVERMFDFGCLALIFSIVLLFSPDRANLPRPDLIHKAALGGLLATVALAVFAILARVSGKVVAGIVGKGLGVFSKSLGESASEKILGFRDGLNVIGSLGDFLAILTISVIHWLMIAYAYLEATKAFVAAPELANMTLARCMLLMAASMGSSMLQLPIIGWFTQIGLTSAAMTALFHVAPEPALGCGAVLLLVTFMSVIPLGLVWAQIEHVSLKQVSEESEHAGVESLTAPVQDAAE from the coding sequence TTGAAGAATAAGCGCTGGCTTCTGTACCTCGTCGTGGCGATCGTGCTCGTCGTGGCCTTCTTTCTTGTCCGCGACCGCATTCACTTCGACTGGCATGTCTTCGGCGAGCAGCTCAAGCTGGCCGACTGGCGCCGCATCGGTATTGGCATCGCGCTGATCTGGATGGCCTACGGCGTCCGCGCCGTGCGCTGGTCGGTACTGCTGAAGCCCACAAAGAAGGTCTCTCCGTTCAAACTGGTCGGCTCGCAGGTCATTGGCTTCACCGCCGTCGCGCTCTTCGGACGCCTCGCCGACCTGGTGCGGCCGTACCTGGTGGCCAAGCGCACTAAGCTTCCGCTCAGCACGCAGGTGGGCGTCTACACCGTCGAGCGTATGTTCGATTTCGGCTGCCTGGCGCTGATCTTTTCCATCGTCCTGCTCTTCTCTCCCGACCGCGCCAACCTGCCCCGTCCGGACCTGATCCACAAGGCTGCGCTCGGCGGCCTGCTGGCCACGGTAGCGCTCGCCGTCTTCGCTATCCTGGCCCGCGTCTCGGGCAAGGTGGTCGCCGGAATCGTCGGCAAAGGACTGGGTGTGTTTTCAAAGAGCCTCGGCGAGAGCGCGAGCGAGAAGATCCTCGGCTTCCGCGATGGGCTCAACGTGATCGGCTCGCTGGGTGATTTCCTGGCAATCCTGACGATCTCGGTGATCCACTGGCTGATGATTGCCTATGCGTATCTGGAGGCGACAAAGGCCTTTGTGGCCGCGCCGGAGCTGGCAAACATGACATTGGCCCGGTGCATGCTGCTGATGGCCGCCAGCATGGGCTCCTCGATGCTGCAGCTGCCGATCATCGGCTGGTTCACGCAGATCGGCCTGACCTCCGCCGCGATGACGGCGCTCTTTCACGTCGCGCCCGAACCGGCGCTGGGCTGCGGCGCCGTGCTGCTGCTAGTCACCTTCATGAGCGTGATCCCGCTCGGCCTGGTCTGGGCGCAGATCGAGCATGTCTCGCTCAAGCAAGTCTCGGAAGAGAGCGAGCACGCCGGGGTCGAGTCACTGACTGCTCCTGTGCAGGACGCAGCGGAATAA
- a CDS encoding ArsR/SmtB family transcription factor, whose protein sequence is MPTKQAEPKKSDLQLTAVLYALSDETRLQIVKSLVKTEEIACGYFDIDMPKSSLSHHFRVLRNAGVITSRKEGTALMNRLRKADLDERFPGLLKSILGAA, encoded by the coding sequence ATGCCAACAAAACAGGCTGAGCCAAAGAAGAGCGATCTGCAGTTGACGGCTGTACTCTACGCTTTGAGCGATGAGACGCGGCTGCAGATCGTAAAAAGTCTCGTGAAGACAGAGGAGATCGCGTGCGGGTATTTCGATATCGACATGCCCAAATCGAGCTTGTCGCACCATTTTCGCGTTCTGCGGAATGCGGGTGTCATCACCTCCCGGAAGGAGGGAACAGCCCTGATGAATCGCTTGCGGAAGGCTGATCTCGATGAGCGCTTTCCGGGGCTTTTGAAGAGTATTCTCGGGGCTGCCTGA
- a CDS encoding zinc-dependent alcohol dehydrogenase family protein, whose amino-acid sequence MKAWQLHGLGLENLKPGEAPIPTPQANEVLIQVKAVSLNFRDKAIVDGIYEPELVPKLLIPVSDVVGTVVAVGQEVTHLKEGDRVNSNLYSSWVDGDAEPDYGLFSYGTPLPGALAEYMILNASTSVKAPAFMSDEEAATLPIAALTAWYAMTDLGQLKPGQTVLVQGTGGVSIFALQLATALGAKVIATSSRDENLARVKELGAWQVINYRQHPAWEKKTLEFTNGRGVDQLLDVVGGEGLNQSVQATRIGGQIHQIGFLDSQVSKLDLMPVLFRQTVLRGICVGPAQSFERMNEFLNQHRIHPVIDTVYSFDQAREAYEHLARGAFGKIVIKVSA is encoded by the coding sequence GTGAAAGCATGGCAGCTACATGGACTCGGGCTGGAAAACCTTAAGCCGGGAGAAGCACCGATCCCGACACCGCAGGCCAATGAGGTTCTCATCCAGGTGAAGGCGGTATCGCTGAACTTTCGCGACAAGGCAATTGTCGATGGAATCTACGAACCGGAGCTTGTTCCCAAACTTCTCATCCCCGTTTCCGATGTTGTCGGCACCGTGGTCGCCGTGGGTCAAGAAGTCACGCATCTAAAAGAAGGCGACCGCGTGAACTCCAACCTCTACTCGTCATGGGTGGATGGGGATGCCGAGCCGGACTACGGCCTCTTTTCCTACGGCACGCCTCTGCCCGGCGCCCTGGCGGAATACATGATCCTCAATGCATCCACGTCGGTGAAAGCTCCAGCCTTCATGTCCGATGAAGAAGCGGCCACCTTGCCGATCGCCGCACTTACCGCCTGGTACGCCATGACAGATCTCGGCCAGCTTAAGCCTGGGCAGACGGTTCTGGTACAAGGCACCGGCGGTGTTTCGATCTTCGCGCTCCAGTTGGCTACGGCATTGGGTGCCAAAGTAATCGCGACCTCGAGCCGCGACGAGAACCTGGCCCGCGTAAAGGAGCTGGGAGCGTGGCAGGTCATCAACTACCGCCAGCACCCGGCATGGGAGAAGAAAACGCTGGAGTTCACGAACGGGAGAGGTGTGGATCAGCTGCTCGATGTCGTCGGCGGTGAGGGATTGAACCAGTCCGTCCAGGCGACGCGAATTGGCGGCCAAATCCACCAGATCGGCTTTCTCGACAGCCAGGTTTCCAAGCTCGATCTGATGCCGGTGCTCTTCCGTCAGACCGTCCTGCGCGGCATCTGTGTCGGCCCGGCACAATCCTTTGAGAGGATGAACGAGTTCCTGAACCAGCACCGTATCCACCCCGTCATCGATACGGTTTACAGCTTCGACCAGGCACGGGAAGCCTATGAGCATCTGGCTCGTGGAGCCTTTGGCAAGATTGTGATCAAGGTATCCGCATAA
- a CDS encoding DUF1440 domain-containing protein, whose amino-acid sequence MTRKRSILKGAMAGMIGGLAGAGAKVLAEKLFPPRAAGQVAPPVVLAEQVAGHPLPPASQQAAMQSIHLAFGATAGAVYGALVEMEPSLGAWKGAAFGLTLNKLTHESILPKMGLAAPKEEQPTQERISEWVSHAVYGIFTDAVRRVVRKNL is encoded by the coding sequence ATGACACGGAAGAGATCGATTCTGAAGGGAGCTATGGCCGGCATGATCGGCGGCCTTGCCGGCGCCGGAGCCAAGGTGCTGGCCGAGAAGCTTTTTCCGCCGCGCGCCGCCGGACAGGTCGCGCCGCCGGTAGTGCTGGCCGAGCAGGTTGCCGGGCATCCATTGCCCCCGGCCAGCCAGCAGGCTGCAATGCAGAGTATCCACCTGGCCTTCGGCGCGACCGCCGGAGCTGTCTACGGCGCGCTGGTCGAGATGGAGCCTTCGCTCGGAGCCTGGAAGGGCGCGGCCTTCGGCCTCACGCTGAACAAGCTGACCCACGAGTCGATCCTGCCGAAGATGGGCCTCGCCGCTCCAAAGGAAGAGCAGCCCACGCAGGAGCGCATCAGCGAATGGGTCTCGCATGCCGTCTACGGTATCTTCACCGACGCCGTGCGGCGCGTGGTGCGGAAGAACCTGTAA
- the nrdR gene encoding transcriptional regulator NrdR: MKCPYCGFTQDRVIDSRESKEADSIRRRRECERCTKRFTTYERIDEIPYMVVKKDGRREKFERQKVLSGLLHACEKRPVSAGTLERLVDETESYLTESPERERTTSEIGELLMNRLKALDTVAYIRFASVYRDFKDVREFKEELEQLLTREQPGRKARAAAHTSPPAEKA, from the coding sequence ATGAAGTGTCCTTATTGCGGGTTCACGCAAGACCGCGTGATCGACTCGCGCGAAAGCAAAGAAGCCGATTCCATCCGACGCCGTCGCGAGTGCGAGCGCTGCACGAAGCGCTTCACCACCTATGAGCGCATCGACGAGATTCCCTACATGGTCGTCAAGAAGGACGGTCGGCGGGAAAAGTTCGAGCGCCAGAAGGTGCTCTCCGGCCTGCTGCACGCCTGCGAAAAGCGGCCTGTATCCGCCGGCACCCTCGAGCGGCTGGTCGATGAGACCGAGTCCTACCTCACCGAATCACCCGAACGCGAGCGCACCACCTCGGAGATCGGCGAACTGCTGATGAACCGGCTCAAAGCGCTGGATACGGTTGCCTATATCCGCTTTGCCAGCGTCTACCGCGACTTCAAGGACGTACGCGAATTCAAGGAGGAGCTCGAGCAGCTTCTCACCCGCGAGCAGCCAGGCCGCAAGGCCAGGGCCGCCGCGCACACCAGCCCTCCGGCTGAAAAGGCATAA